The following proteins are co-located in the Pseudoalteromonas rubra genome:
- a CDS encoding ATP-binding protein — protein MAGQVVRGDKYFPREKDQNKLLRRLRDGSHLLVLAPRRVGKTSMLFYLQDNPPDGYVFLYSIVQSCATEHEYYKQIIDNLFRSEFTDQLSSLFKWGKDQIDKFRSSITGVTVGATGIEFDHQDRQLTHRDLNAALNALTLDKKLVLIIDEFPDVVEKIYNQQDHKSAESFLSGCRELWSEQGLNQNVQFVLTGSIGLDTLVSKMALSDLINVLIPVSITPLSQVQGREFINTLNRREQAPIQIDATAQDYLLDKVGWLMPYYIEILWMQLVDVYFDEALTSVSPANIDAAYNTLFSIQYQSHFSHWAERLSRFSDGEKALASDVLTAMCEHAELPGSHLFNLSQASRYQQINCQYVIDCLIHDGYIFINQAQCYQFTSPMLKEWWGRYATRRL, from the coding sequence ATGGCGGGTCAGGTGGTTCGGGGTGATAAATATTTCCCCAGAGAAAAAGATCAAAATAAGCTGTTGCGGCGTCTCAGAGACGGAAGCCACTTGCTGGTCCTTGCCCCGCGACGTGTCGGTAAAACGTCTATGCTGTTTTACCTGCAAGACAACCCGCCAGATGGCTACGTGTTTCTCTACAGTATTGTACAATCCTGTGCAACCGAGCACGAATACTACAAACAGATCATAGATAACCTGTTCCGCTCCGAGTTTACCGACCAACTGAGTAGCCTTTTTAAGTGGGGCAAAGATCAAATTGACAAGTTTCGCAGCAGCATTACCGGCGTAACAGTCGGCGCCACGGGTATCGAGTTTGACCATCAGGACCGTCAGCTCACTCACCGAGATCTCAACGCCGCCCTCAATGCACTGACACTAGACAAAAAGCTGGTGCTAATCATTGATGAATTCCCGGATGTTGTTGAGAAAATCTATAATCAGCAAGATCACAAAAGCGCGGAGTCATTTTTATCTGGCTGTCGTGAATTGTGGTCAGAGCAGGGCCTCAACCAAAACGTGCAGTTTGTGCTGACGGGTTCAATTGGGCTGGACACGCTGGTGAGCAAAATGGCACTGTCAGATCTCATCAATGTGCTCATCCCGGTGTCTATTACACCACTTAGCCAGGTTCAGGGCCGCGAGTTTATCAACACATTGAATCGTCGTGAGCAAGCGCCCATCCAGATTGATGCCACAGCACAGGATTATCTGCTCGACAAGGTTGGCTGGCTGATGCCCTACTACATCGAGATCCTGTGGATGCAGCTGGTTGATGTGTATTTTGATGAAGCACTGACTTCTGTCAGCCCGGCAAATATTGACGCCGCCTACAACACGCTGTTCTCGATACAGTATCAATCTCACTTTAGTCACTGGGCAGAACGGCTAAGCCGTTTTTCGGACGGCGAAAAAGCACTGGCAAGTGACGTATTAACAGCGATGTGTGAGCATGCGGAGCTGCCGGGTTCCCACTTGTTTAACCTCTCGCAGGCAAGCCGATATCAGCAAATCAATTGCCAATACGTGATAGACTGTCTGATCCACGATGGTTATATTTTTATCAATCAGGCGCAGTGTTATCAGTTCACCTCGCCCATGCTCAAAGAATGGTGGGGGCGCTATGCAACTCGACGACTATAA
- the aceF gene encoding pyruvate dehydrogenase complex dihydrolipoyllysine-residue acetyltransferase has protein sequence MAIEIHVPDIGADEVEVTEILVSVGDTVEEEQSLITVEGDKASMEVPAAQAGTVKEIKISEGDKVSTGSLIMVFEAAGDAPAAEAAPAAAPAAAAPAPATAEVKEVHVPDIGGDEVEVTEILVAVGDSVEAEQSLITVEGDKASMEVPAPFAGIVKEIKVEIGGKVATGSLVFVFETVGAAAPATAETAPAAAPVEATPSLQEVQVPDIGGDEVEVTEIMVAVGDNVEEEQSLITVEGDKASMEVPAPFAGTVKEIKVAAGDKVSTGSLIFVFETVAAAAPAQAAPAASAPAPAASAPATAPAAKAAPAAAPAPSAAKDEFVANDDYAHASPVVRRLAREFGVNLARVKGTGRKNRVLKEDVQNYVKELVRKVESGEISKGGNSGGGELGLIPWPKVDFSKFGEVEEKKLSRIQKISGANLHRNWVQIPHVTQFDEADITTLEAFRKEQNVLAEKKKMGVKITPLVFVMKAAAKALEEFPTFNSSLSEDGESLILKKYVNIGVAVDTPNGLVVPVFKDVNKKGIIELSRELMDVSKKAREGKLTAADMQGGCFTISSLGGIGGTAFTPIVNAPEVAILGVSKSEMKPKWNGKEFEPRLMVPLSCSYDHRVIDGALAARFTVTLANYLSDIRQLVM, from the coding sequence ATGGCAATCGAAATTCATGTACCAGATATTGGCGCCGATGAGGTTGAAGTAACCGAGATTTTGGTCAGCGTTGGCGACACGGTAGAAGAAGAGCAGTCGCTGATCACCGTTGAAGGCGACAAAGCGTCAATGGAAGTACCTGCTGCGCAAGCGGGTACGGTTAAAGAAATCAAAATCAGTGAAGGCGACAAAGTGTCGACTGGTTCACTGATCATGGTCTTCGAAGCAGCGGGCGATGCGCCTGCTGCTGAGGCAGCACCAGCGGCGGCTCCGGCTGCTGCGGCGCCTGCCCCGGCAACTGCTGAAGTGAAAGAAGTACACGTACCAGACATTGGCGGCGACGAAGTTGAAGTCACTGAAATCCTGGTTGCGGTTGGCGACAGCGTTGAAGCTGAGCAGTCTTTGATCACCGTTGAAGGCGACAAAGCGTCAATGGAAGTACCAGCACCATTTGCCGGTATAGTTAAAGAAATCAAAGTTGAGATTGGCGGCAAAGTGGCCACCGGCAGCTTAGTTTTTGTCTTTGAAACAGTGGGTGCAGCAGCACCGGCTACAGCAGAAACTGCGCCAGCGGCAGCCCCTGTTGAAGCGACGCCTTCTTTGCAGGAAGTACAGGTACCGGATATCGGTGGTGACGAAGTTGAAGTCACTGAAATCATGGTGGCAGTCGGCGACAACGTTGAAGAAGAACAGTCTTTGATCACCGTTGAAGGCGACAAAGCGTCAATGGAAGTACCTGCGCCATTTGCCGGTACAGTCAAAGAAATCAAAGTGGCGGCTGGCGACAAAGTGTCAACCGGTTCGCTGATCTTTGTATTCGAAACCGTTGCGGCGGCAGCGCCGGCTCAGGCAGCACCTGCTGCGTCTGCTCCTGCTCCTGCTGCGTCTGCTCCTGCAACGGCTCCAGCGGCAAAAGCGGCTCCGGCAGCAGCGCCTGCGCCAAGTGCAGCGAAAGACGAGTTTGTGGCCAATGATGATTATGCCCATGCCTCTCCTGTGGTACGTCGTCTGGCGCGCGAGTTTGGCGTTAACCTGGCACGCGTTAAAGGCACGGGTCGTAAGAACCGTGTTCTGAAAGAAGACGTTCAGAACTATGTGAAAGAACTGGTTCGTAAGGTTGAGTCTGGCGAAATCAGCAAAGGCGGCAACTCAGGTGGCGGTGAACTGGGTCTGATCCCTTGGCCAAAAGTCGACTTCAGCAAATTTGGTGAAGTCGAAGAGAAGAAACTGTCTCGTATCCAGAAGATCTCAGGCGCTAACCTGCACCGTAACTGGGTTCAGATCCCGCACGTGACTCAGTTCGATGAAGCCGACATCACCACGCTGGAAGCATTCCGTAAAGAGCAGAATGTACTGGCTGAGAAGAAGAAAATGGGCGTTAAGATCACCCCGTTGGTATTCGTGATGAAAGCCGCAGCGAAAGCGTTGGAAGAGTTCCCAACCTTTAACTCATCGCTGTCAGAAGATGGTGAAAGCCTGATCCTGAAGAAGTATGTGAACATCGGTGTGGCGGTTGATACGCCAAATGGCCTGGTTGTGCCTGTCTTCAAAGACGTAAACAAGAAAGGCATCATCGAGCTGTCTCGCGAGCTAATGGACGTCTCTAAGAAGGCCCGTGAAGGTAAGCTGACGGCTGCTGACATGCAGGGCGGTTGCTTCACCATCTCAAGCCTGGGTGGTATTGGCGGTACGGCGTTTACGCCAATCGTGAATGCACCGGAAGTGGCAATCTTAGGTGTGTCTAAGTCTGAGATGAAGCCGAAGTGGAATGGTAAAGAGTTTGAGCCGCGCCTGATGGTGCCGCTAAGCTGCTCATACGACCACCGTGTTATTGACGGTGCGCTGGCAGCCCGCTTTACTGTGACTCTGGCCAATTACCTGAGTGACATTCGTCAGCTGGTAATGTAA
- a CDS encoding serine hydrolase domain-containing protein, with amino-acid sequence MTIRLLQSGLVLCALSSGVQANTSIDFDATLACYTEADQPGIAVRIEQGKKLIYSGAAGVADIKRALPLNTKQRFQIGSITKQFTAAAILQLAERNQLSLQDTLGKYIPSLSEDYARLTIERVLSHTSGLPNYNEGPEIGAKMAHFRTLDNILKEIVQSPVLYPSGEGHTYSNTGYLLLGKIIEQVSGLSYKAYLQQRIFTPLGMTGSQVLTKGTGDAEVKGYSSVGREGTLVAPFHVDRSWIYSAGGIETTLADMSRWHHGLKAGKVVTPSSYRSMTTSAMLNDGTLATYGYGLYLRPLAGQPSYFHEGGVPGFLAMSVYFPEADVYAISLSNRDTLHPGPALLDMVAQYLNITPKPLPDTELSRFAKTLVGEYQSAGQQSLTVTFEEGVLYGEIFNAVSVLFAPSNRSGIK; translated from the coding sequence ATGACAATTCGATTGCTCCAAAGTGGGCTTGTTTTATGCGCGCTGAGCAGTGGCGTACAGGCAAATACCAGCATTGACTTTGATGCCACGCTGGCCTGTTATACAGAGGCTGATCAGCCGGGCATTGCGGTACGCATCGAGCAGGGCAAAAAGCTGATCTATAGCGGGGCCGCTGGCGTCGCTGATATCAAGCGCGCGCTGCCACTGAATACAAAACAGAGATTTCAGATTGGCTCGATCACCAAGCAATTTACGGCTGCGGCCATTTTGCAGCTGGCTGAGCGCAATCAGCTGTCGCTCCAGGACACGCTCGGTAAGTATATCCCTTCACTGAGTGAGGACTATGCCAGGTTGACCATCGAGAGGGTGCTGTCGCATACCTCAGGGTTGCCGAACTACAATGAGGGTCCTGAAATCGGCGCTAAGATGGCGCACTTTCGCACTTTAGATAATATCCTCAAAGAGATTGTACAATCTCCTGTACTCTATCCATCTGGTGAAGGGCATACCTATTCCAATACGGGCTATTTGCTGCTTGGTAAGATCATTGAGCAGGTCTCCGGGCTAAGCTACAAAGCCTATCTGCAACAGCGTATTTTTACGCCGCTGGGTATGACAGGCAGTCAGGTACTTACCAAAGGCACAGGCGATGCTGAGGTGAAGGGTTATAGCTCAGTGGGTCGTGAAGGCACACTGGTTGCTCCTTTTCATGTTGATCGCAGCTGGATTTATTCTGCCGGCGGCATAGAAACGACTCTGGCTGATATGAGCCGTTGGCATCATGGCCTGAAAGCCGGCAAAGTGGTTACGCCATCTTCTTATCGGTCGATGACCACCAGCGCGATGCTTAACGATGGCACGCTGGCCACTTATGGTTATGGGCTTTATCTTCGCCCGTTGGCCGGACAGCCAAGCTACTTCCATGAAGGGGGAGTCCCCGGGTTTTTAGCCATGTCAGTGTATTTCCCAGAAGCAGATGTATACGCAATTAGTCTGAGTAATCGGGATACCCTGCATCCGGGGCCGGCACTGCTGGATATGGTTGCGCAATATCTGAACATAACACCAAAACCCTTGCCGGATACAGAGCTGAGCCGTTTTGCCAAAACCTTAGTCGGCGAGTATCAGTCGGCCGGTCAGCAGTCCCTGACAGTGACGTTTGAGGAAGGGGTTCTGTATGGAGAAATTTTTAACGCTGTTAGCGTTCTATTTGCTCCTTCAAATAGATCAGGTATTAAGTGA
- a CDS encoding ATP-binding protein — translation MQLDDYKEGVKLYNAQNASDQFIKTHFVIRLKEYKKIWRAIASTNKEVPEQNYLIQGVRGAGKTTLLRRLAIELTQSDALNTWLLPVTFKEEEYGISSLFTLWERVAEELEEHYHDQFAGLLDGLDAIAGQDPDPKAAIQLLSDRLKKQDKRVVLFIDNLVELFENFNRKETEILREVLTTNPYFRLIGGSAVSLEAFYDHQAPFYQFFEVINLAGLDKPDTEALLRALASHSGEREEQRLLAILEQEPQRIESIRRLTGGIPRTLVILFNILMEGANGQTYALLEETIDRTTPLYKHRMDDLAPQQKPIVNAIALHWDAISAKEIAEKTRLPSKNISAQLSQLEKNWVIEKIKTDSKNNLYRIKERFFNIWYLMRYGRRRDKNRVLWLTRFMEVWCVGDELKQRSKSFLEQLTGPCHPQATLTFANALLCSDQLAHTDKQQILEQSQQYLSGAGHTALSKELIDITDVEGDKNKQILIEWLKSNEPADMTEAVKKAVSALSVLSIFQIAMAKDKDNKPSKLLTLAGALQERDSVKALIIKGFAYLKSGQDADAEMVLRQITDSEPENTSAAIGLHWIYQDSARWDKARMALQAAQSELQNSFPGYYHRCMGEIYYQQGEYVLSEQHYLSALGAGESVLGTLGFINMNKANFLQAIDYFEQYLSNEKNHIISSMLALCYYYQADAKNKFTALQCVRQGMENSSPLDFTYILIKILLWNNLFQDATQAMDALLSQNDGLDSADESLLTDLFVAFLAKGQTNLVERWFEQHELKERFKPIYYALMTLMRDKYPNEVLKMGDELKETVDEVLNEIEDWSVKYA, via the coding sequence ATGCAACTCGACGACTATAAAGAAGGCGTAAAGCTATACAACGCACAAAATGCATCAGACCAGTTCATTAAAACGCACTTTGTGATCCGCCTGAAAGAATACAAAAAAATCTGGCGTGCCATTGCCAGCACCAACAAAGAGGTGCCCGAACAAAATTACCTGATCCAGGGCGTGCGCGGCGCCGGTAAAACCACCTTGCTGCGACGCCTTGCCATAGAGCTTACACAAAGTGACGCGCTGAACACCTGGCTGCTGCCTGTCACCTTTAAAGAAGAAGAATACGGGATCAGCTCTTTGTTTACGCTCTGGGAGCGCGTCGCTGAAGAGCTGGAAGAGCATTATCACGACCAGTTTGCCGGGCTGCTGGATGGGCTGGATGCCATTGCAGGTCAGGATCCAGACCCCAAGGCAGCCATTCAGTTGCTGAGTGACCGGCTCAAAAAGCAAGACAAACGGGTTGTGTTATTTATTGATAACCTGGTGGAACTATTCGAAAACTTTAATCGCAAAGAAACAGAAATACTCAGGGAAGTGCTCACCACCAATCCTTATTTCAGGCTGATAGGTGGCTCGGCGGTCAGCCTGGAAGCCTTTTACGATCACCAGGCCCCGTTTTACCAGTTCTTTGAAGTGATCAATTTAGCCGGATTAGACAAGCCAGATACCGAGGCGCTGTTGCGGGCACTGGCCAGTCACAGTGGTGAACGTGAAGAACAAAGGTTGCTGGCTATCCTTGAGCAAGAGCCGCAGCGTATTGAATCTATCCGGCGCTTAACGGGCGGTATTCCGCGCACACTGGTTATTTTGTTTAATATTCTGATGGAAGGGGCCAATGGCCAGACCTATGCGCTACTGGAAGAAACCATAGATCGGACCACGCCGCTGTATAAACACCGTATGGACGACCTGGCACCACAGCAAAAACCCATAGTCAATGCCATCGCACTGCATTGGGATGCCATCTCAGCCAAGGAGATAGCCGAAAAAACTCGCCTGCCCAGCAAAAATATTTCAGCCCAGCTCAGCCAACTGGAGAAAAACTGGGTCATCGAGAAGATCAAAACTGATAGCAAAAATAACCTGTATCGCATCAAAGAGCGCTTTTTTAATATCTGGTATCTGATGCGCTACGGCAGACGCCGGGACAAAAACCGGGTCCTCTGGCTGACGCGCTTTATGGAAGTCTGGTGCGTTGGCGACGAGCTAAAGCAGCGCAGCAAGTCTTTTCTTGAGCAACTCACAGGCCCGTGCCATCCTCAAGCGACACTGACGTTTGCCAATGCACTGCTGTGCAGTGACCAGCTTGCGCACACAGACAAACAACAAATCCTTGAGCAAAGCCAGCAGTATCTGAGCGGTGCGGGACATACTGCGCTGAGTAAAGAGCTAATTGATATCACAGATGTAGAAGGTGATAAAAACAAACAGATCCTGATTGAGTGGCTGAAAAGTAACGAACCGGCAGATATGACAGAGGCTGTTAAAAAGGCTGTTAGTGCACTTTCTGTGCTGAGCATTTTCCAGATCGCCATGGCCAAGGATAAAGACAATAAACCAAGTAAACTACTCACACTCGCTGGAGCGTTACAAGAAAGAGACAGCGTTAAAGCCCTCATCATCAAAGGCTTTGCCTACTTGAAATCGGGTCAAGATGCTGATGCAGAGATGGTATTGCGGCAAATCACAGATAGTGAACCTGAAAACACCAGTGCAGCAATAGGGTTGCATTGGATTTATCAAGATTCAGCTCGCTGGGATAAGGCCCGAATGGCTCTGCAAGCCGCACAATCTGAACTGCAAAACAGTTTCCCAGGCTACTATCACAGATGCATGGGAGAAATATATTATCAGCAAGGCGAATATGTCCTTTCAGAACAACATTATCTGTCTGCTCTGGGCGCTGGAGAATCGGTATTGGGCACATTAGGCTTTATAAACATGAACAAAGCAAACTTCTTACAGGCAATTGATTATTTTGAGCAATACCTGAGCAATGAGAAGAATCATATAATTTCTTCGATGCTGGCACTGTGCTACTACTATCAGGCAGATGCAAAGAACAAGTTTACGGCTCTGCAATGCGTCAGGCAGGGAATGGAAAATAGCTCACCATTAGATTTCACTTACATTTTAATTAAAATTCTGCTGTGGAATAACCTCTTTCAGGACGCAACCCAAGCCATGGATGCATTACTCAGCCAGAATGACGGGCTTGACAGTGCTGATGAATCCCTGCTCACAGATCTCTTCGTAGCCTTTCTTGCCAAAGGCCAGACGAACCTGGTCGAGCGCTGGTTTGAACAGCATGAACTGAAAGAACGTTTTAAGCCCATCTACTATGCCCTGATGACCTTAATGCGGGATAAATACCCTAATGAAGTATTAAAAATGGGCGACGAACTTAAAGAAACCGTTGATGAAGTGCTCAACGAAATAGAAGATTGGTCGGTGAAATATGCTTAG
- the lpdA gene encoding dihydrolipoyl dehydrogenase, translating to MSNEIKTQVVVLGGGPGGYSAAFRAADLGLEVTLIESRDTLGGVCLNVGCIPSKALLHVAKVIDDAAEMASHGVTFGAPQIDLDKIRSWKESVIGQLTGGLSGMAKMRKVKVVSGYGKFTGSNSIAVEGADGTTTVNFDNAIIAAGSQPVNLPFIPQDERIIDSTGALELKDVPEKLLVLGGGIIGLEMGTVYRALGSQIDVVEFADQLVPAADKDVIKIYQKYVKDKFNVMLSTKVVAVEAKEDGIYVSFEGKQAPEGQVRYDKVLVAVGRTPNGKLLDADKAGVAVDERGFINTDKQMKTNVNHIYAIGDIVGQPMLAHKAVHEAHVAAEVISGKKHYFDPKCIPSIAYTDPEIAWVGVTEKEAKEQGLSIETAVFPWAASGRAIASARTEGQTKMIFDKETGRVIGGAMVGINAGEMLGEIGLAVEMGADAEDVALTIHAHPTLNESIGLAAEIFEGSITDLPNKKAVKKK from the coding sequence ATGAGCAACGAAATCAAAACTCAAGTTGTTGTACTAGGCGGTGGTCCTGGTGGTTACTCTGCAGCATTCCGTGCAGCAGACCTAGGTTTAGAAGTTACATTGATCGAATCTCGCGATACCCTGGGTGGTGTGTGCTTGAACGTAGGTTGTATTCCTTCAAAAGCACTTTTACACGTTGCTAAGGTAATCGACGACGCGGCTGAAATGGCTTCACACGGTGTGACTTTCGGTGCTCCTCAAATCGACCTGGACAAAATCCGTAGCTGGAAAGAGTCTGTAATTGGTCAGCTGACAGGCGGTCTGTCTGGCATGGCGAAAATGCGTAAAGTTAAAGTGGTTAGCGGCTACGGTAAATTCACCGGCTCTAACTCTATCGCGGTTGAAGGTGCAGACGGCACAACAACAGTCAACTTCGATAACGCCATCATCGCTGCGGGTTCTCAGCCTGTAAACCTGCCTTTCATCCCACAAGATGAGCGTATCATTGATTCAACTGGCGCACTTGAGCTGAAAGACGTACCAGAAAAGCTACTTGTTCTGGGTGGTGGTATCATCGGTCTTGAGATGGGTACTGTGTACCGTGCACTGGGCTCGCAAATCGACGTGGTTGAGTTTGCAGATCAGCTGGTACCTGCGGCTGACAAAGACGTTATCAAGATCTACCAGAAGTACGTGAAAGACAAGTTCAACGTGATGCTGTCTACTAAGGTTGTTGCAGTTGAAGCGAAAGAAGACGGTATCTATGTATCGTTTGAAGGCAAGCAAGCACCAGAAGGCCAGGTACGTTACGACAAAGTACTGGTTGCTGTTGGTCGTACGCCTAACGGTAAACTGCTTGATGCAGACAAAGCGGGCGTTGCGGTTGATGAGCGTGGCTTCATCAACACTGACAAGCAAATGAAGACGAACGTAAACCACATCTACGCGATTGGTGACATCGTAGGTCAGCCTATGCTTGCGCACAAAGCGGTTCACGAAGCACACGTTGCTGCTGAAGTGATCTCTGGTAAGAAACACTACTTCGATCCTAAGTGCATTCCTTCAATCGCCTACACAGACCCAGAAATCGCATGGGTGGGTGTAACTGAGAAAGAAGCAAAAGAGCAAGGCCTGAGCATTGAAACTGCGGTATTCCCGTGGGCTGCATCTGGTCGTGCAATTGCTTCTGCACGTACTGAAGGTCAGACTAAGATGATCTTTGACAAAGAGACTGGTCGCGTGATCGGTGGTGCTATGGTTGGTATCAACGCCGGTGAAATGCTGGGCGAGATCGGCCTGGCAGTAGAGATGGGTGCAGACGCAGAAGACGTGGCACTGACTATCCACGCACACCCAACGCTGAACGAGTCAATCGGCCTGGCGGCTGAGATCTTTGAAGGTTCAATCACTGACCTGCCTAACAAAAAGGCAGTGAAGAAGAAGTAA
- a CDS encoding serine hydrolase domain-containing protein — MTIRLLQSGLVLCALSSGVQANTSIDFDATLACYTEADQPGIAVRIEQGKKLIYSGAAGVADIKRALPLNTKQRFQIGSITKQFTAAAILQLAERNQLSLQDTLGKYIPSLSEDYARLTIERVLSHTSGLPNYNEGPEIGAKMAHFRTLDNILKEIVQSPVLYPSGEGHTYSNTGYLLLGKIIEQVSGLSYKAYLQQRIFTPLGMTGSQVLTKGTGDAEVKGYSSVGREGTLVAPFHVDRSWIYSAGGIETTLADMSRWHHGLKAGKVVTPSSYRSMTTSAMLNDGTLATYGYGLYLRPLAGQPSYFHEGGVPGFLAMSVYFPEADVYAISLSNRDTLHPGPALLDMVAQYLNITPKPLPDTELSRFAKTLVGEYQSAGQQSLTVTFEEGVLYGQKRQSEKRKLIARANNAFSFECTQNYYQLSEAEGKTSLTPVGLYRGKGKPLFKL; from the coding sequence ATGACAATTCGATTGCTCCAAAGTGGGCTTGTTTTATGCGCGCTGAGCAGTGGCGTACAGGCAAATACCAGCATTGACTTTGATGCCACGCTGGCCTGTTATACAGAGGCTGATCAGCCGGGCATTGCGGTACGCATCGAGCAGGGCAAAAAGCTGATCTATAGCGGGGCCGCTGGCGTCGCTGATATCAAGCGCGCGCTGCCACTGAATACAAAACAGAGATTTCAGATTGGCTCGATCACCAAGCAATTTACGGCTGCGGCCATTTTGCAGCTGGCTGAGCGCAATCAGCTGTCGCTCCAGGACACGCTCGGTAAGTATATCCCTTCACTGAGTGAGGACTATGCCAGGTTGACCATCGAGAGGGTGCTGTCGCATACCTCAGGGTTGCCGAACTACAATGAGGGTCCTGAAATCGGCGCTAAGATGGCGCACTTTCGCACTTTAGATAATATCCTCAAAGAGATTGTACAATCTCCTGTACTCTATCCATCTGGTGAAGGGCATACCTATTCCAATACGGGCTATTTGCTGCTTGGTAAGATCATTGAGCAGGTCTCCGGGCTAAGCTACAAAGCCTATCTGCAACAGCGTATTTTTACGCCGCTGGGTATGACAGGCAGTCAGGTACTTACCAAAGGCACAGGCGATGCTGAGGTGAAGGGTTATAGCTCAGTGGGTCGTGAAGGCACACTGGTTGCTCCTTTTCATGTTGATCGCAGCTGGATTTATTCTGCCGGCGGCATAGAAACGACTCTGGCTGATATGAGCCGTTGGCATCATGGCCTGAAAGCCGGCAAAGTGGTTACGCCATCTTCTTATCGGTCGATGACCACCAGCGCGATGCTTAACGATGGCACGCTGGCCACTTATGGTTATGGGCTTTATCTTCGCCCGTTGGCCGGACAGCCAAGCTACTTCCATGAAGGGGGAGTCCCCGGGTTTTTAGCCATGTCAGTGTATTTCCCAGAAGCAGATGTATACGCAATTAGTCTGAGTAATCGGGATACCCTGCATCCGGGGCCGGCACTGCTGGATATGGTTGCGCAATATCTGAACATAACACCAAAACCCTTGCCGGATACAGAGCTGAGCCGTTTTGCCAAAACCTTAGTCGGCGAGTATCAGTCGGCCGGTCAGCAGTCCCTGACAGTGACGTTTGAGGAAGGGGTTCTGTATGGGCAAAAAAGGCAAAGTGAAAAGCGCAAACTTATCGCCAGGGCCAACAATGCGTTTTCCTTTGAATGTACCCAGAATTACTATCAGCTCAGTGAAGCAGAAGGCAAAACCAGCCTGACGCCAGTTGGGCTCTATCGCGGTAAGGGCAAGCCCTTGTTTAAGTTGTAA
- a CDS encoding amidohydrolase, translating into MNKSIMSLSVASIFGALSMPALASDHARLLQQVEPKVIEWRRDIHQNPELGNREVRTAAKVAKHLKALGMEVETGIAYTGVVGILKGTQPGPTVMLRADMDALPVTEKNDLAFKSTKTTNYRGVDVGIMHACGHDTHVAMLMGAAEVLAGMRDELAGNVMFVFQPAEEGAPEGEEGGAELMLKEGIFKKYQPEVAFGLHITSKLNVGQLGYRSGPTMASADRFEISVKGEQTHGSTPWAGADPIAAAAQIVSGVNHIVSRQINITKEPAIVSFGKIAGGVRNNIIPEEVNMVGTIRNFDMDNRAQIFDKITHTAEHIAQASGNTAEVNIIEGYPVTVNDPALTEQMLPTLEKVFGAQGMIEMPKVTGAEDFSFYAMEVPGLFVFLGGTAKDIDPRNAASNHSPYFMADESAFKLGTRALTQFTLDYMTQAK; encoded by the coding sequence ATGAACAAATCTATTATGAGCTTGAGTGTGGCGTCGATTTTCGGTGCCTTGAGCATGCCCGCCTTGGCATCGGATCATGCCAGATTACTGCAACAGGTTGAACCTAAAGTGATTGAATGGCGTCGGGATATTCACCAGAACCCAGAGCTGGGTAACCGTGAGGTGCGAACCGCAGCCAAGGTGGCCAAGCACCTAAAAGCACTGGGCATGGAAGTGGAAACCGGGATTGCTTATACCGGTGTGGTAGGGATATTGAAAGGCACTCAGCCCGGGCCCACTGTGATGTTGCGTGCCGATATGGATGCGCTGCCGGTGACCGAGAAGAACGATCTGGCGTTTAAATCAACTAAGACGACCAATTATCGTGGGGTGGATGTCGGCATCATGCATGCGTGTGGGCATGATACCCATGTCGCCATGTTAATGGGCGCGGCTGAGGTGCTCGCGGGGATGCGTGATGAGCTGGCAGGTAACGTGATGTTTGTCTTTCAGCCTGCTGAAGAGGGGGCACCAGAAGGGGAAGAAGGCGGGGCAGAGCTAATGCTTAAAGAGGGGATCTTTAAAAAGTATCAGCCGGAAGTGGCGTTTGGTTTGCACATTACTTCTAAGCTCAATGTCGGTCAGCTGGGGTATCGCAGTGGTCCGACTATGGCCAGTGCCGATCGCTTTGAGATCAGTGTGAAAGGAGAGCAAACCCATGGCTCCACCCCCTGGGCAGGTGCCGATCCCATTGCCGCCGCTGCGCAAATCGTCTCCGGGGTGAATCATATTGTCAGCCGTCAGATCAATATCACCAAAGAGCCAGCCATTGTGTCATTTGGCAAAATCGCCGGTGGGGTGCGCAATAACATTATTCCCGAAGAAGTGAATATGGTGGGGACGATTCGTAACTTTGACATGGACAACCGGGCACAGATCTTCGATAAAATTACCCACACTGCGGAGCATATCGCACAGGCTTCTGGAAACACCGCAGAAGTGAACATCATCGAAGGTTATCCGGTAACCGTGAACGATCCGGCTCTGACAGAGCAAATGTTACCAACATTGGAGAAGGTGTTTGGTGCACAGGGCATGATTGAAATGCCTAAGGTGACGGGGGCTGAAGACTTCTCATTTTATGCAATGGAAGTACCCGGGTTGTTCGTTTTTCTGGGCGGAACGGCAAAAGACATCGACCCCCGAAATGCTGCCAGTAATCATTCCCCTTATTTCATGGCCGATGAATCGGCATTTAAATTGGGCACGCGGGCGCTCACCCAGTTTACTCTGGACTATATGACACAAGCTAAGTAG